In a single window of the Streptomyces sp. HUAS ZL42 genome:
- a CDS encoding amino acid permease has protein sequence MTTTSPADVRPDPPHSPDDRSLAEFGYRQELHRSLGRYASFAAGFSFISVLTTVFQFFAFGYAFGGPVFFWAWPAVLVGQLLVAACFAELAARYPISGAIYQWSSRLSNVTFGWFAGWIMVIGQIVVVAAAALALQMVLPAIWSGFQLIGTDPAPTSADGAANAALLGVILLALTTLVNVLDNRVMSVINRVGVTAEIIGAALIAVLLLTHSERSPSITFHTEGAAQSGLFGALAVGSFTAAYVMIGFDSAGEMSEETHHPRRTAPRTILTALGAAGLLGGLIVLGGLLAAPSLADGHLAVDGLSYVLTSSLGDGVGKALLADVVVAIAVATLAIQTAACRMLFSMARDGELPLARRLARVNPRTGMPNAPALVVGVLAAALLLLNFASPEAFLAIGTTCIVMLYLAYAMVTGPLLLRRLRGRFTAEGTDETGAPLFSLGRWGVPVNALALLYGLLMTVNLSWPRAAVYDPAGGHWYFQWFTVLFLTATVVAGVAYRAYRRRTAVAATVPEAAAV, from the coding sequence GTGACGACAACCTCCCCCGCCGACGTACGTCCCGACCCGCCGCACTCCCCCGACGACCGCTCCCTCGCCGAGTTCGGCTACCGCCAGGAACTGCACCGCAGCCTGGGCCGGTACGCCTCGTTCGCGGCCGGGTTCTCCTTCATCTCCGTCCTGACGACCGTCTTCCAGTTCTTCGCCTTCGGGTACGCCTTCGGCGGCCCCGTCTTCTTCTGGGCCTGGCCGGCGGTGCTGGTCGGACAGCTCCTGGTCGCCGCCTGTTTCGCGGAGCTGGCCGCGCGCTATCCGATCTCGGGCGCGATCTACCAGTGGTCGTCGCGCCTGTCGAACGTCACCTTCGGCTGGTTCGCCGGCTGGATCATGGTGATCGGCCAGATCGTGGTGGTCGCGGCGGCGGCGCTGGCGCTGCAGATGGTGCTCCCGGCGATCTGGTCGGGCTTCCAGCTGATCGGCACCGACCCGGCGCCGACGTCGGCGGACGGCGCGGCCAACGCGGCACTGCTGGGTGTGATCCTTCTGGCGCTGACGACGCTCGTGAACGTCCTCGACAACCGCGTGATGTCCGTGATCAACCGGGTCGGCGTGACCGCGGAGATCATCGGCGCGGCCCTGATCGCCGTCCTCCTGCTGACCCACTCCGAACGCTCCCCCTCGATCACCTTCCACACCGAAGGGGCGGCCCAGAGCGGCCTGTTCGGCGCGCTGGCGGTGGGCTCGTTCACGGCGGCGTACGTGATGATCGGCTTCGACAGCGCGGGCGAGATGAGCGAGGAGACACACCACCCGCGGCGCACCGCGCCCCGCACGATCCTCACCGCGCTGGGCGCGGCGGGCCTGCTCGGCGGTCTGATCGTCCTGGGCGGCCTGCTCGCGGCGCCCAGCCTGGCCGACGGCCATCTGGCGGTCGACGGACTGAGCTACGTCCTCACCAGCAGCCTGGGCGACGGGGTCGGCAAGGCGCTCCTGGCCGACGTGGTGGTGGCGATCGCGGTGGCGACCCTCGCCATCCAGACGGCGGCCTGCCGGATGCTGTTCTCCATGGCTCGCGACGGCGAACTCCCCTTGGCCCGCCGCCTCGCCAGGGTCAACCCGCGCACGGGCATGCCGAACGCCCCGGCCCTCGTGGTGGGCGTCCTCGCGGCGGCCCTGCTCCTTCTGAACTTCGCCTCCCCGGAGGCGTTCCTGGCGATCGGCACGACCTGCATCGTGATGCTCTACCTCGCGTACGCGATGGTCACGGGCCCGCTGCTGCTGCGCCGTCTGCGCGGGCGGTTCACCGCCGAGGGCACGGACGAGACGGGCGCTCCCCTCTTCTCCCTCGGCCGCTGGGGCGTCCCCGTCAACGCCCTCGCCCTCCTCTACGGCCTGCTCATGACCGTCAACCTGTCCTGGCCGCGGGCCGCGGTGTACGACCCGGCGGGCGGGCACTGGTACTTCCAGTGGTTCACCGTGCTGTTCCTGACCGCGACGGTGGTGGCGGGCGTGGCCTACCGGGCGTACCGGAGGCGTACGGCGGTTGCGGCGACCGTGCCGGAGGCGGCGGCCGTGTAG
- a CDS encoding PadR family transcriptional regulator, translating to MAVRRRKLSNPLALAVLTTLWQRPMHPYEIAQTLRAQGKDASLKINYGSLYTVVQNLQKHGFVEVTDVEREGNRPERTVYGVTEAGREEMSEWLSDLIAVPAKEYPIFETALSLMGALPPDEVVRLLEERLTTLEVQVASARGALNKLHETLPRIFLVETEYELHMVEAQTEWVRGFLEEIRTGSLPGVEGWRHFHETGELPPEFV from the coding sequence ATGGCGGTGAGACGCCGCAAGCTGAGCAATCCGCTCGCGCTCGCCGTGCTGACGACGCTCTGGCAGAGGCCGATGCATCCGTACGAGATCGCCCAGACGCTGCGCGCCCAGGGCAAGGACGCCAGCCTGAAGATCAACTACGGTTCGCTGTACACCGTCGTGCAGAACCTCCAGAAGCACGGCTTCGTCGAGGTCACCGACGTGGAGCGGGAGGGCAATCGCCCCGAGCGCACGGTGTACGGGGTCACCGAGGCCGGTCGCGAGGAGATGTCCGAGTGGCTGTCGGACCTCATCGCCGTCCCGGCGAAGGAGTACCCGATCTTCGAGACCGCCCTCTCACTGATGGGCGCGCTGCCTCCCGACGAGGTGGTGCGGCTGCTGGAGGAGCGGCTCACGACGCTGGAGGTGCAGGTGGCGAGCGCGCGGGGAGCGCTGAACAAGCTCCACGAAACGCTGCCGCGGATCTTCCTCGTCGAGACCGAGTACGAGCTGCACATGGTCGAGGCGCAGACGGAGTGGGTCCGCGGTTTCCTGGAGGAGATCAGGACGGGCTCGCTGCCGGGCGTCGAGGGGTGGCGGCACTTCCACGAGACGGGGGAGCTGCCACCGGAGTTCGTCTGA
- a CDS encoding ATP-binding cassette domain-containing protein, with the protein MSTTRAPAVEARQLTKTYPGDITALNGMDVTVETGTVFGLLGPNGAGKSTTVKILTTLARPDSGTATVAGHDVLRHPDRVRRAIGVVAQNSGADPVATGRENLQLQGRLYGLKGAALNRRVAELLERFTLTEAARRPVKGYSGGMRRRLDVALGLVHRPEVLFLDEPTTGLDPEARTAMWDEIGRLAGEEGLTILLTTHYLEEADRLAERIAIVDRGRVVVAGSPDALKGELRGDAVHVELRETLHEAGRTLLGGALRGLPGVHEVLFDGRRVSARAEDGATALPALLGTLERAGVGVATATVARPSLDDVYLRYAGRRYAEADTEARNADTPALAVAGGAR; encoded by the coding sequence ATGAGCACTACCCGTGCGCCCGCGGTCGAGGCGCGTCAACTGACCAAGACCTACCCCGGTGACATCACCGCCCTGAACGGCATGGACGTCACCGTCGAGACCGGCACCGTCTTCGGCCTCCTCGGTCCCAACGGCGCCGGCAAGTCCACCACCGTCAAGATCCTCACCACCCTGGCCCGCCCCGATTCCGGAACGGCCACGGTCGCCGGGCACGACGTGCTGCGCCACCCGGACCGGGTGCGGCGCGCGATCGGCGTCGTCGCCCAGAACTCCGGTGCCGACCCCGTCGCCACCGGCCGCGAGAATCTCCAACTCCAGGGCAGGCTCTACGGCTTGAAGGGTGCCGCCCTCAACAGGCGGGTGGCCGAGCTCCTCGAGCGGTTCACCCTCACCGAAGCCGCCCGGCGCCCGGTCAAGGGCTACTCCGGCGGTATGCGGCGCCGCCTCGACGTGGCCCTCGGCCTGGTGCACCGTCCCGAAGTGCTCTTCCTCGACGAGCCCACCACCGGCCTCGACCCGGAGGCGCGCACCGCGATGTGGGACGAGATCGGCCGCCTCGCCGGCGAGGAGGGCCTCACCATCCTGCTCACCACGCACTACCTCGAGGAGGCCGACCGGCTCGCCGAGCGCATCGCCATCGTCGACCGCGGCCGGGTCGTCGTGGCGGGATCCCCCGACGCCCTCAAGGGCGAACTTCGCGGCGACGCCGTCCATGTGGAGCTGCGCGAGACGCTCCACGAGGCCGGCCGGACGCTGCTCGGCGGTGCCCTGCGCGGGCTGCCCGGCGTGCACGAGGTGCTGTTCGACGGCCGCCGTGTCAGCGCCCGGGCCGAGGACGGGGCCACCGCCCTGCCCGCCCTGCTCGGCACCCTGGAGCGGGCCGGCGTCGGTGTCGCCACCGCGACCGTCGCCCGTCCCTCCCTCGACGACGTCTACCTGCGTTACGCGGGCCGCCGTTACGCCGAGGCGGACACCGAGGCACGGAACGCCGACACCCCCGCCCTCGCCGTCGCGGGAGGTGCGCGATGA
- a CDS encoding ABC transporter permease, translating to MSTAVTQTWYMTQRQLMVFARQPAYAVITLIQPVIWLFLFGQLFRKVVELGGFGTTSYLDYLVPGVVVMSALSSNMWAGMGTLEEIQRGTLNRFLTTPVGRAALMNGNVVYNGLVTAGQSVIIVLLGRLGGADYPGGAGGIVILVVASVLLGTVFGALSNALGMLVRERESIIGINTFLLLPLTFLSSAFMAPSQMPGWIRHAADFNPLNWAMVAGRSAMSGRPDWGDVLSRGGALLALAVAAVWLSTRTFRSYQRAV from the coding sequence ATGAGCACGGCCGTCACCCAGACCTGGTACATGACGCAACGTCAACTCATGGTGTTCGCACGGCAGCCCGCCTACGCGGTCATCACCCTGATCCAGCCGGTGATCTGGCTGTTCCTGTTCGGCCAGCTCTTCAGGAAGGTCGTGGAGCTCGGCGGTTTCGGCACCACGTCCTACCTCGACTACCTCGTGCCGGGCGTGGTGGTGATGAGCGCGCTCAGCTCCAACATGTGGGCCGGCATGGGCACGCTGGAGGAGATCCAGCGCGGCACGCTCAACCGCTTCCTGACCACACCCGTCGGCCGGGCCGCCCTGATGAACGGCAACGTCGTGTACAACGGCCTGGTCACCGCGGGGCAGTCGGTGATCATCGTGCTGCTCGGGCGGCTGGGCGGCGCCGACTACCCGGGCGGTGCCGGCGGCATCGTGATCCTGGTCGTGGCGTCGGTGCTGCTGGGCACGGTCTTCGGGGCGCTGTCCAACGCCCTCGGCATGCTGGTGCGGGAGCGGGAGTCGATCATCGGCATCAACACCTTCCTGCTGCTGCCGCTGACGTTCCTGTCCAGTGCCTTCATGGCGCCGTCCCAGATGCCCGGCTGGATACGGCACGCCGCCGACTTCAACCCGCTGAACTGGGCCATGGTGGCGGGCCGTTCCGCCATGTCCGGCCGGCCCGACTGGGGTGACGTGCTCAGCCGGGGCGGTGCGCTGCTGGCGCTCGCGGTGGCGGCGGTGTGGCTGTCGACGCGGACGTTCCGGTCGTACCAGCGGGCGGTGTGA
- a CDS encoding siderophore-interacting protein, producing the protein MGERPARKPRKPHSARVVRTERLTPHMQRVVLGGESLAGFSADTCTDHYVKLLFGPEGVTYPEPFDLERIRAEFPREHWPVTRTYTVRAWDPEHRELSLDFVIHGDEGLAGPWAARVQPGETVRFMGPGGAYAPDLSADWHLLAGDESALPAIARALESLPSGAVAHAFVEVAGPEEEQKIDSDVEVVWLHRGDRPIGEALVEAVRALEFPEGRVHAFVHGEAHFVKELRQLLRCDVEIPREDLSISGYWRLGHNEDGWQASKRDWNARVEAEQEGAAPAA; encoded by the coding sequence ATGGGAGAACGTCCGGCACGGAAGCCGAGGAAGCCCCATTCCGCGCGGGTCGTCCGCACCGAACGGCTGACCCCGCACATGCAGCGCGTGGTGCTCGGCGGCGAGAGTCTGGCCGGGTTCTCGGCCGACACGTGCACCGACCACTATGTGAAGCTGCTGTTCGGCCCGGAGGGCGTGACCTATCCGGAGCCGTTCGACCTGGAGCGGATCCGTGCCGAGTTCCCCCGGGAGCACTGGCCCGTGACCCGGACGTACACCGTGCGCGCCTGGGACCCCGAGCACCGTGAACTGAGCCTGGACTTCGTGATCCACGGCGACGAGGGCCTTGCAGGGCCGTGGGCGGCGCGCGTCCAGCCGGGCGAGACCGTCCGTTTCATGGGGCCCGGCGGCGCCTACGCCCCCGACCTGAGCGCGGACTGGCATCTGCTGGCCGGTGACGAGAGCGCGCTGCCCGCGATCGCCCGCGCCCTCGAGTCGCTGCCCTCCGGGGCGGTGGCGCACGCTTTCGTGGAGGTCGCCGGGCCCGAGGAGGAGCAGAAGATCGACTCCGACGTGGAGGTCGTCTGGCTGCACCGCGGCGACCGGCCCATCGGTGAGGCACTGGTCGAGGCCGTACGGGCACTGGAGTTCCCGGAGGGCCGGGTGCACGCCTTCGTCCACGGCGAGGCGCACTTCGTGAAGGAGCTGCGCCAGTTGCTGCGGTGCGACGTCGAGATCCCGCGCGAGGACCTGTCGATCTCCGGCTACTGGCGGCTGGGCCACAACGAGGACGGGTGGCAGGCGTCGAAGCGGGACTGGAACGCACGCGTGGAGGCGGAGCAGGAGGGTGCGGCGCCCGCCGCGTGA
- a CDS encoding 5'-3' exonuclease H3TH domain-containing protein: MRGVTGRLMLLDTASLYFRAYFGVPESVKAPDGTPVNAVRGLLEFIDRLVRDHQPDQLVACMDADWRPKWRVQLIPSYKSHRVAEVHEVGPDEEEVPDTLSPQVPVIEDVLDALGIARVGVEGYEADDVIGTFTARAQGPVDIVTGDRDLYQLVDDARGVRVLYPLKGVGTLQVTDEAVLREKYGVDGRGYADLALLRGDPSDGLPGVPGIGEKTAAKLLAEFGDLAGIMAAVDDPKAKLSPAQRKRLDEARPYVAVAPTVVRVADDVPLPDVDTALPHAPRDPAALDGLAVRWGLGGSLRRLLATLSA, from the coding sequence ATGCGTGGCGTGACCGGACGACTCATGCTTCTCGACACCGCCTCGCTCTACTTCCGCGCCTACTTCGGCGTCCCGGAGTCCGTGAAGGCGCCGGACGGCACCCCGGTGAACGCCGTACGCGGGCTGCTGGAATTCATCGACCGCCTGGTCAGGGACCACCAGCCGGACCAGCTGGTGGCGTGCATGGACGCCGACTGGCGTCCGAAGTGGCGGGTCCAGCTGATCCCCTCCTACAAGTCGCACCGGGTGGCCGAGGTGCACGAGGTGGGGCCGGACGAGGAGGAGGTCCCGGACACGCTCTCGCCGCAGGTGCCGGTGATCGAGGACGTTCTGGACGCGCTCGGCATCGCGCGCGTGGGGGTCGAGGGGTACGAGGCGGACGACGTGATCGGCACGTTCACCGCCCGGGCACAGGGTCCGGTCGACATCGTCACCGGCGACCGCGACCTGTACCAGCTGGTGGACGACGCACGCGGGGTTCGTGTGCTGTACCCGCTGAAGGGCGTGGGCACGCTGCAGGTCACCGACGAGGCGGTGCTGCGCGAGAAGTATGGGGTCGACGGCCGTGGGTACGCGGATCTGGCGCTGCTGCGCGGCGACCCGAGCGACGGCCTGCCGGGCGTGCCCGGCATCGGCGAGAAGACGGCGGCCAAGCTGCTGGCGGAGTTCGGCGACCTCGCCGGAATCATGGCGGCGGTCGACGACCCGAAGGCGAAGCTCTCGCCGGCGCAGCGCAAGCGGCTCGACGAGGCGCGGCCGTACGTGGCGGTGGCACCGACGGTCGTCCGGGTCGCCGACGACGTCCCGCTGCCGGACGTGGACACGGCGCTGCCGCACGCGCCGCGCGACCCGGCGGCGCTGGACGGGCTGGCGGTCCGCTGGGGGCTGGGCGGGTCGCTGCGGCGGCTGCTGGCCACACTGTCCGCGTAA
- a CDS encoding helix-turn-helix domain-containing protein, which produces MGDHKEQPLRVGAAVRRRRRALELTLAVVAERSGLSVPFLSQVENDRARPSRSSLEKVADALRTTAVELLAAADPACSVDVVRAEDPETGPEPRSRSLVRGHHQMHASEFTGDHDAGREFQYRNDQLMYVADGGVEIEAEGRAYRLGRGDTLYLTGGVRHRWRATVPDTRVVIVAVAEHIEAVRDRRRR; this is translated from the coding sequence ATGGGCGACCACAAAGAACAGCCCCTGCGGGTGGGCGCGGCCGTGCGGCGGCGCCGCCGGGCCCTGGAGCTCACCCTCGCGGTCGTCGCCGAGCGCAGCGGCCTGTCGGTCCCCTTCCTGAGCCAGGTCGAGAACGACCGCGCGCGCCCCAGCCGCAGCTCCCTCGAAAAGGTCGCCGACGCCCTGCGCACCACCGCGGTCGAACTGCTCGCCGCCGCAGACCCGGCATGCAGCGTCGACGTCGTCCGCGCCGAGGACCCGGAGACGGGGCCCGAGCCCCGGTCCCGCTCCCTGGTGCGCGGTCACCATCAGATGCACGCCTCGGAGTTCACCGGCGACCACGACGCAGGCCGTGAATTCCAGTACCGCAACGACCAGTTGATGTACGTCGCCGACGGCGGCGTGGAGATCGAGGCGGAGGGCCGCGCCTACCGGCTCGGCCGCGGCGACACGCTGTACCTCACGGGCGGGGTCCGCCACCGCTGGCGCGCGACCGTGCCGGACACCCGGGTGGTGATCGTCGCGGTGGCGGAGCACATCGAGGCCGTACGGGACCGCCGGCGGCGGTGA
- a CDS encoding helical backbone metal receptor, with translation MRVVALVPSLTEAVATTLPGALVGATDWCTHPADLDVVRVGGTKNPKLERIVSLAPDLVIANEEENREPDLTALRGAGIEVLVTEVRTVPQAFGELARVLEACGAAARPRWLDEAEETWSALEEPQSRRTAVVPVWRRPWMVLGRDTFAGDVLARLGVDHLYAHHADRYPRIPLDELRAAAPDLAVLPDEPYRFSPDDGPEAFPGLPCALVSGRHLTWYGPSLTEAPRVLGEALRAAHR, from the coding sequence GTGCGTGTCGTCGCCCTCGTCCCCTCCCTGACCGAGGCCGTGGCCACGACGTTGCCCGGCGCCCTCGTCGGGGCCACGGACTGGTGCACCCACCCGGCGGACCTCGACGTCGTCCGCGTCGGCGGCACCAAGAACCCCAAGCTCGAACGGATCGTCTCGCTCGCTCCCGACCTGGTGATCGCCAACGAGGAGGAGAACCGCGAGCCGGACCTGACCGCCCTGCGTGGGGCGGGCATCGAGGTGCTGGTGACCGAGGTGCGTACCGTGCCGCAGGCCTTCGGTGAACTGGCGCGGGTGCTGGAGGCGTGCGGGGCGGCGGCCCGTCCGCGCTGGCTGGACGAGGCCGAGGAGACCTGGTCGGCTCTCGAGGAACCGCAGTCCCGCAGGACGGCGGTCGTACCCGTCTGGCGCCGGCCGTGGATGGTGCTGGGCCGGGACACCTTCGCGGGCGACGTCCTCGCCCGCCTGGGCGTCGACCACCTGTACGCGCACCACGCCGACCGCTACCCGAGGATCCCGCTGGACGAGCTCCGCGCGGCCGCCCCGGACCTGGCGGTCCTCCCGGACGAGCCCTACCGCTTCTCGCCGGACGACGGCCCGGAGGCCTTCCCCGGCCTGCCCTGCGCACTCGTGAGCGGACGGCACCTGACGTGGTACGGCCCCTCACTGACCGAGGCGCCACGGGTGCTCGGCGAGGCACTGCGTGCGGCGCACCGCTGA
- a CDS encoding LysR family transcriptional regulator, which yields MDVSRPAGGSLAHRVPDLGALELLLAVARLGSLGGAARELGITQPAASSRIRSMERQLGVALVDRSPRGSRLTDAGALVTDWARRVVEAAEAFDAGAQALRHRRDSRLRVAASMTIAEYLLPGWLLALRAQRPDTAVSLLAGNSAAVAERLLADEADLGFVEGLTVPTGLDSAVIAHDRLIVVAAPAHAWARRRRALAASELAATALILREKGSGTRQVLDAALGGLARPLIELSSTTAVKAAAVSGAGPAVLSELAVGEELAMRRLVRIPVEDVSLARDLRAVWPTGHRPTGPARDLLSLTRG from the coding sequence ATGGATGTGTCTCGGCCGGCCGGTGGTTCCCTCGCGCACCGGGTGCCGGATCTCGGGGCACTGGAACTGCTGCTGGCGGTGGCGCGGCTGGGCAGTCTCGGCGGGGCTGCCCGGGAGCTCGGGATCACCCAGCCCGCCGCCAGCAGCCGGATCCGCTCGATGGAACGCCAGCTGGGAGTCGCACTGGTGGATCGCTCGCCCCGTGGCTCCCGGCTCACCGACGCCGGTGCGCTGGTGACGGACTGGGCGCGGCGGGTCGTGGAGGCGGCGGAGGCCTTCGACGCGGGGGCGCAGGCGCTGCGGCACCGCAGGGACTCCCGTCTCCGTGTCGCGGCGAGCATGACCATCGCGGAGTACCTGCTGCCCGGCTGGCTCCTGGCGCTGCGCGCCCAGCGGCCGGACACGGCGGTGTCGCTGCTCGCGGGCAACTCGGCGGCGGTGGCGGAGCGGTTGCTGGCGGACGAGGCGGACCTGGGCTTCGTGGAGGGGCTGACGGTGCCGACGGGGCTGGACTCCGCGGTCATCGCCCACGACCGTCTGATCGTCGTCGCGGCGCCGGCACATGCCTGGGCGCGGCGGCGGCGTGCGCTCGCGGCGTCGGAGCTGGCGGCGACGGCCTTGATCCTGCGTGAGAAGGGCTCCGGCACGCGGCAGGTTCTGGACGCGGCGCTGGGCGGCCTGGCCCGTCCGCTGATCGAGCTCTCCTCCACGACCGCGGTGAAGGCGGCGGCGGTGAGCGGAGCGGGGCCGGCGGTGCTGAGTGAGCTGGCCGTGGGGGAGGAGCTGGCGATGCGGCGTCTGGTGAGGATCCCGGTGGAGGACGTGTCACTGGCGCGGGACCTGCGGGCGGTATGGCCCACGGGGCATCGGCCGACGGGACCGGCGAGAGACCTGCTGTCGCTGACGCGGGGGTAG
- a CDS encoding gamma-glutamyl-gamma-aminobutyrate hydrolase family protein yields MAGRPLIGVSTYLEAGARWGVWELDAALLPAGYPRLVQRAGGLAAMLPPDDPAQAAATVARLDGLVIAGGPDVEPVRYGAEPDPRTGPPARERDAWELALIEAALDARVPLLGICRGMQLLNVALGGTLVQHIGGHADVVGVFGRHPVKPVPGTRYADAVPEQAAVPTYHHQAVDRLGTGLIASAHAEDGTVEAVELPQQDGAAGWVLGVQWHPEMGEDVRVMRALVRAAGG; encoded by the coding sequence ATGGCGGGCAGGCCGCTGATCGGTGTCAGTACGTACCTGGAGGCCGGGGCGCGCTGGGGCGTGTGGGAGCTGGACGCCGCGCTGCTGCCGGCCGGGTACCCGCGGCTCGTGCAGCGGGCGGGCGGGCTGGCCGCGATGCTGCCGCCGGACGACCCTGCGCAGGCGGCGGCGACGGTGGCCCGGCTGGACGGCCTGGTGATCGCGGGCGGCCCGGACGTCGAGCCGGTCCGCTACGGCGCCGAGCCCGACCCGCGGACAGGGCCGCCGGCACGCGAGCGGGACGCCTGGGAGCTGGCCCTGATCGAGGCGGCGCTGGACGCGCGCGTGCCGCTGCTGGGCATCTGCCGGGGCATGCAGCTGCTGAACGTCGCCCTCGGCGGCACGCTGGTCCAGCACATCGGCGGGCACGCGGACGTGGTGGGCGTCTTCGGCCGGCATCCGGTCAAGCCGGTGCCGGGCACGCGGTACGCGGATGCCGTCCCGGAGCAGGCGGCCGTGCCGACGTACCACCACCAGGCGGTGGACCGCCTCGGCACGGGTCTGATCGCATCGGCACACGCGGAGGACGGGACGGTGGAGGCGGTCGAGCTGCCGCAGCAGGACGGGGCCGCCGGGTGGGTGCTCGGGGTGCAGTGGCATCCGGAGATGGGCGAGGACGTGCGGGTGATGCGGGCGCTGGTGCGGGCGGCGGGTGGGTGA
- a CDS encoding FadR/GntR family transcriptional regulator, translating into MSVDTNGGPDDRLTPVLRPVRAGNGFEEALEQILQVVRLGLVPGGERLPAERELAERLGISRVTLREVLKVLQDQGLVESRRGRYGGTFVLPRTDAGGEDELRRRIAEVDIEDVLRFREVLEVGAAGLCAAHGLTDEQARRLREALARTHEAPLAEYRRLDTMLHLTLAELCGSPSLTARYAAVRATVNDLLDCIPLLVRNLEHSQRQHVALVEAVLDGDADGAREMMREHCAGTAALLRGFLA; encoded by the coding sequence ATGTCGGTGGACACGAACGGCGGTCCGGACGACCGCCTGACGCCGGTACTGCGGCCGGTGCGGGCGGGCAACGGCTTCGAAGAGGCACTCGAGCAGATCCTCCAGGTCGTGCGGCTCGGGCTGGTGCCGGGCGGGGAGCGGCTTCCGGCCGAGCGGGAGCTCGCGGAGCGGCTCGGGATCAGCCGTGTGACGCTGCGCGAAGTACTGAAGGTGCTCCAGGACCAGGGTCTCGTCGAGTCCCGCAGGGGGCGGTACGGCGGGACGTTCGTGCTGCCCCGTACGGACGCGGGCGGCGAGGACGAGTTGCGCCGCCGGATCGCCGAGGTCGACATCGAGGACGTCCTGCGCTTCCGGGAGGTGCTGGAGGTGGGCGCGGCCGGGCTGTGCGCGGCGCACGGACTGACCGACGAGCAGGCGCGGCGGCTGCGCGAGGCGCTGGCCCGCACGCACGAGGCGCCGCTGGCGGAGTACCGCCGCCTGGACACGATGCTTCACCTCACGCTGGCCGAACTGTGCGGATCGCCGTCGCTGACCGCGCGGTACGCGGCGGTACGGGCGACAGTGAACGACCTGCTGGACTGCATCCCGCTGCTCGTACGGAACCTGGAGCACTCGCAGCGCCAGCACGTCGCGCTGGTCGAGGCGGTGCTTGACGGGGACGCGGACGGGGCGCGGGAGATGATGCGTGAGCACTGTGCGGGGACGGCGGCGCTGCTGAGGGGGTTCCTGGCGTGA